One window of Nostoc sp. C052 genomic DNA carries:
- the dnaB gene encoding replicative DNA helicase produces MAEERSFQGDGSDAYGGKLRLPPQNIEAEEAILGGILLDPEAISRVSDRLLPEAFYISAHKDIYQAAVRLHTQGKPTDLLSVTSWLTDNEMLVRIGGRNKLATLVDRTVSAVNIDALAGLVMEKYLRRQLIKAGNEIVHLGYETETELPQVLDQAEQKVFGVTQERPQSGLVHISDTLINNFQDIEDRNQGIALPGIPCGFYDLDAMTSGFQRSDLIIIAGRPSMGKCLSFDSEIVLGDGQIATIEELYNQRYGSLLTLNNDWKFTFTQPSAFVDDGIKPVFRVTTRLGRTIETTITHPYLTIKGWQRLENLKVGDKIAVPRKIDVFGTKTIRECEVKLLAYLIGDGGLTNSNPRFTNGNPLLQADFSQAVADFGGLIVRWETSQVKRTPSLCIRGDLEFIAIQRQVFAESFKLAIQSQLLTGKEISQLVGVSPTLLCAWKQGECVPNLEAFGSLCEILQLDSEEFVSHGFACMSKSRKNSLTLWLEELGLWGKDAHSKTIPNIVFQLERSQIALFLNRLFATDGWATLLTSGQSQLGYATVSEKLARQIQHLLLRFGIIASLRKRSVKYNNTRRTAWQLDITDALSIKTFIAEIGIFSKEEAIAKIADAISKKRYQTNRDLIPVEIWEQIAVAKGNETWSNLARRAGIQGYTNMHVGKRAIKRERLWILATTLDNLPLQQLATSDVYWDEIVAIESVGNKQVYDLTIPETHNFVANDICVHNTAFCLNLAHNIAASYKLPVAIFSLEMSKEQLTQRLLASEAQIESSYLRTGRLSQTQWEPLSRAIGILSEMPIYIDDTPNITVTQMRSQSRRLQAEIGTELGLIVIDYLQLMEGAGDNRVQELSKITRQLKGLARELSVPVIALSQLSRGVEARTNKRPMLSDLRESGSIEQDADLVIMLYRDEYYSPDTPDRGIAEVIIAKHRNGPTGTAKLLFNPQFTKFQNLKI; encoded by the coding sequence ATGGCTGAAGAACGGAGTTTTCAAGGCGATGGTAGCGATGCCTACGGCGGTAAACTACGCCTCCCACCCCAAAATATAGAAGCGGAAGAAGCGATTTTGGGTGGTATTTTGCTAGATCCAGAAGCGATTAGTCGAGTTAGCGATCGCCTCCTTCCCGAAGCTTTTTACATTAGCGCTCACAAAGATATTTATCAGGCAGCTGTGAGGCTCCACACCCAAGGTAAACCCACAGATTTACTCTCAGTTACCAGTTGGCTAACCGACAATGAAATGCTAGTCCGCATTGGTGGCAGAAATAAATTAGCAACTCTGGTAGACCGTACAGTGTCAGCCGTTAACATCGACGCCTTAGCAGGGTTGGTGATGGAAAAATATCTGCGGCGACAGTTAATTAAAGCTGGCAATGAAATTGTACATCTTGGTTACGAGACAGAAACTGAGTTACCACAGGTTTTAGATCAAGCAGAACAGAAAGTATTCGGCGTTACTCAAGAGCGTCCCCAATCAGGTTTAGTTCACATTTCTGATACTTTAATTAATAATTTTCAGGATATTGAAGATAGAAATCAAGGCATCGCTTTACCTGGAATTCCCTGCGGATTTTACGATTTAGATGCTATGACTAGCGGCTTTCAGCGTTCTGATTTGATTATTATCGCGGGCCGCCCATCAATGGGAAAATGCCTAAGCTTTGATTCAGAAATTGTCCTTGGAGATGGACAGATTGCCACAATTGAAGAATTATATAACCAACGTTATGGCTCATTATTGACGTTAAACAATGATTGGAAATTTACCTTTACTCAACCATCTGCATTTGTAGATGATGGTATCAAGCCAGTTTTTCGTGTCACTACTCGCTTAGGGCGAACTATTGAAACCACAATCACTCATCCCTATTTAACTATTAAAGGCTGGCAAAGACTAGAAAATCTGAAAGTCGGTGATAAAATTGCTGTTCCCCGAAAAATAGATGTATTTGGTACAAAAACCATCCGTGAGTGCGAAGTTAAGTTATTAGCTTATTTAATTGGCGATGGCGGATTAACTAACTCCAATCCCCGATTTACAAATGGTAATCCATTACTGCAAGCAGATTTTTCGCAAGCAGTTGCAGATTTTGGTGGTTTAATAGTTCGTTGGGAAACTTCTCAAGTAAAACGCACACCATCACTTTGTATTCGAGGAGATTTAGAATTTATTGCTATTCAAAGACAAGTTTTTGCTGAAAGTTTTAAATTAGCAATTCAATCGCAGTTATTGACAGGAAAAGAAATAAGTCAATTAGTTGGAGTCAGCCCCACTTTACTTTGTGCTTGGAAGCAAGGGGAGTGTGTACCAAATTTAGAAGCTTTTGGTTCATTATGCGAAATTTTACAATTAGATTCAGAAGAGTTTGTATCTCATGGATTTGCCTGTATGAGCAAATCTCGAAAGAATTCGCTGACACTTTGGTTAGAAGAATTAGGTTTGTGGGGTAAAGATGCTCATTCTAAAACTATCCCAAACATAGTTTTTCAATTAGAGCGATCGCAAATAGCCTTATTCCTTAATCGTCTCTTTGCTACAGATGGATGGGCTACGCTGCTTACTAGTGGTCAATCCCAGTTAGGGTATGCAACAGTCAGCGAGAAATTAGCAAGGCAAATCCAACATCTTTTACTAAGATTTGGCATCATTGCCTCTCTTAGAAAGCGGTCTGTCAAGTATAATAACACCCGCAGAACAGCATGGCAATTAGATATTACTGATGCCTTATCTATCAAAACTTTTATTGCAGAAATAGGTATTTTTAGTAAAGAAGAAGCAATCGCAAAAATTGCAGATGCAATATCTAAAAAAAGATATCAAACTAATCGGGACTTGATACCTGTAGAGATTTGGGAACAAATAGCAGTAGCAAAAGGTAATGAAACTTGGAGTAATTTAGCTAGACGTGCAGGTATTCAAGGCTATACAAATATGCATGTTGGCAAACGTGCCATAAAGCGGGAAAGACTTTGGATACTAGCCACAACTTTAGATAATTTACCACTTCAACAGTTAGCAACAAGTGATGTTTATTGGGATGAAATAGTTGCTATTGAGTCAGTGGGAAACAAGCAAGTTTATGACTTAACAATTCCAGAAACACACAACTTTGTTGCCAATGATATTTGTGTTCACAATACAGCATTTTGCTTAAACCTTGCTCATAATATTGCCGCTTCTTATAAATTACCAGTTGCTATTTTCAGCTTGGAAATGTCCAAAGAGCAACTGACGCAACGTCTATTAGCTAGCGAAGCGCAAATTGAAAGTAGTTATTTGCGAACTGGCCGCCTAAGTCAAACACAATGGGAACCTTTAAGCCGTGCTATTGGTATCCTTTCGGAGATGCCAATTTATATTGACGACACGCCGAATATTACAGTTACACAAATGCGTAGTCAGTCAAGAAGACTGCAAGCTGAAATAGGAACTGAATTAGGATTAATTGTAATAGATTACCTGCAATTGATGGAAGGAGCAGGCGATAATCGGGTACAAGAATTATCAAAAATCACTCGTCAACTCAAAGGTTTAGCGCGTGAATTATCTGTACCAGTTATTGCCTTATCTCAGTTGAGTAGAGGGGTGGAAGCGCGTACTAACAAACGCCCGATGTTATCTGATTTGAGAGAATCAGGTTCGATCGAACAGGACGCCGATTTAGTAATAATGTTGTACCGCGATGAATATTACTCTCCCGATACTCCCGATCGCGGCATTGCAGAAGTTATTATAGCTAAACACCGCAACGGGCCAACGGGTACAGCGAAACTTTTGTTCAATCCACAGTTTACAAAGTTTCAAAATTTAAAAATTTAG
- a CDS encoding glycosyltransferase family 4 protein has protein sequence MKNPALKKHYIFFIGEELPQPEAHLVQSTNAANAAANLGYSTVLVYPDKGAKLTNLANLARPFQPRQTPIELVKYYNLHDKLKVAPLPMPWPIDHFRSKFTDSNTIASKYYLPFHIIPTTKLVHSRNWNFVKAAIKNGVPAIYEHHHHEDKPFEPEIVKNPLLQIAVTVVETIRESMIKNGMPPEKVIKLHNGFNRLFMERQPEKAAEWRQKLLQNDSQKLIVYAGALQQFKGIDVLIDVAKEMPNVQFACAGGKPTEVEYYQRLVKEKQVNNIKFLGYILHNELASLLQAADVLAHPHCSGKAASFTSPLKLFDYFASGTPIVSTEIPSLVEFQDTQAIAAWCEPDNPSKFTESLKRVLETHPRRIEGYPDSIEFVKQFSWENRAAKILSYVDKSLLPYLSHKEE, from the coding sequence ATGAAAAATCCTGCTTTAAAAAAACACTACATTTTTTTCATTGGTGAAGAGTTGCCGCAACCAGAAGCTCACTTAGTACAGTCTACAAATGCAGCTAACGCCGCCGCCAACTTGGGATACTCAACAGTTTTAGTATACCCTGACAAAGGAGCAAAATTGACGAATCTAGCTAATCTAGCTCGTCCTTTTCAACCAAGACAAACACCAATAGAACTTGTTAAATATTACAACCTCCATGACAAACTAAAAGTTGCTCCCTTACCGATGCCTTGGCCTATTGACCATTTTCGGAGCAAATTTACTGACTCTAACACCATTGCCAGCAAGTATTATTTACCATTTCACATAATTCCGACTACTAAACTTGTCCATAGTCGCAACTGGAATTTTGTCAAAGCTGCCATTAAAAATGGCGTTCCCGCAATTTACGAACATCACCACCACGAAGACAAGCCATTTGAGCCAGAAATTGTTAAAAATCCGTTGTTGCAAATTGCTGTCACTGTTGTTGAAACCATCCGCGAAAGTATGATTAAAAATGGGATGCCACCAGAAAAAGTGATTAAGCTACACAATGGTTTTAATCGTTTATTTATGGAGAGACAACCGGAAAAGGCCGCAGAATGGCGTCAAAAGCTCTTGCAAAACGACAGCCAAAAATTGATAGTTTATGCGGGAGCGCTACAGCAATTTAAAGGGATTGATGTACTAATTGATGTAGCTAAAGAAATGCCTAATGTGCAATTTGCCTGTGCAGGTGGTAAGCCAACAGAAGTTGAATATTATCAGCGATTGGTAAAAGAAAAGCAGGTTAATAATATTAAATTTTTGGGATATATTTTGCATAATGAGTTAGCATCTTTGCTACAAGCAGCCGATGTTTTAGCTCACCCCCATTGTTCGGGCAAAGCTGCAAGTTTTACATCTCCTTTAAAGCTATTTGACTACTTCGCCTCTGGAACTCCCATTGTATCGACAGAGATTCCATCATTAGTTGAGTTTCAAGATACCCAAGCGATCGCTGCTTGGTGTGAACCAGATAACCCCAGCAAATTTACCGAAAGTCTGAAGCGGGTTTTAGAAACTCATCCCAGAAGAATAGAGGGTTATCCAGATAGTATCGAGTTTGTCAAGCAGTTTTCTTGGGAAAATCGAGCGGCAAAAATTCTTAGTTATGTTGATAAATCTCTACTTCCGTATTTATCGCATAAGGAAGAATGA
- a CDS encoding ABC transporter ATP-binding protein, with translation MSTRKLLLRFAKPYPGLILLTILLGFSGALFNGISTALIVPVVLKIVGQQIDLTTAPPILKKIMSPFDNTPETYRVGVMAGAIIFTIILKNLANYASSLASSSLSRKLTSDMRENGLRLLLDVDIDYYAKTKVGDLINRLGGEVGRAASAISSTVKIVILGITILVFVGLLLSISWQLTIIATLLLSLVTLINQYAISRSKTFGKQLSEMSRAYSISILETLNGIRLVKATGNEEKEYQRIKKLIRDRESADFKSQVNSEAITPLSEVMGITAILLIVLLSKTFFANQVSSLSTVLLTYLLVLLRVLPLISQLNTIRSNFASTAASVDAANEFLSLDDKPFMDKGKLPYTKLKEGVSFNSLCFAYPGHEKLVLKDVSLYLPHGTTLALVGGSGAGKSTLADLLPRFYDPIAGSISIDGIDLREFDLVSLRKRMGIVSQDTFLFNDSVRNNIAYGRAEASDDEILTAAKRANAYEFISKLPQEFETLIGDRGVMLSGGQRQRLAIARALLQNPEILILDEATSALDTVSERLVQAALDDLSRDRTTLVIAHRLSTVQKAHQIAVLDQGQVVEVGTHEELLKKGAYYSRLYSMQFSDRPSKNLIQTKIIKAMRLNSKKFAEYPEAAKHNQSWLRISHEIRTQMNSMIGLLRLLLDDLVDNSQERQELIENSYKSAWRILNTIDVFEDVINLQKKGQLVSISEQNKDITNTYYEEFNYISIEFRTSLNLILSSLRSLDDNLISTIEKQNTLINECYESAIYLLDTLEKFENSISI, from the coding sequence ATGTCTACCAGAAAACTACTACTAAGATTCGCTAAACCATATCCAGGCTTGATTTTGCTAACAATATTGTTAGGATTTTCTGGAGCTTTATTTAATGGGATCAGCACAGCTTTAATTGTGCCAGTGGTTTTAAAAATTGTGGGGCAACAAATAGATTTAACTACGGCTCCCCCAATCCTTAAAAAGATTATGTCTCCCTTTGATAATACTCCAGAGACTTACAGAGTAGGAGTAATGGCTGGAGCGATTATCTTTACAATTATTTTAAAGAACTTAGCTAATTATGCCAGTTCATTAGCATCAAGCTCTTTAAGCCGAAAGTTGACATCGGATATGCGCGAAAATGGCTTAAGGCTATTACTGGATGTTGATATAGATTATTATGCCAAAACAAAAGTTGGCGATTTAATCAACCGTCTTGGTGGAGAAGTTGGTCGGGCTGCTAGTGCTATAAGTAGTACGGTTAAGATAGTTATTTTAGGAATCACAATTTTAGTTTTTGTCGGATTATTGCTATCAATATCTTGGCAGTTGACAATTATTGCAACGCTTTTGCTATCGTTAGTGACGTTAATAAATCAGTATGCGATTTCTCGGTCTAAAACTTTTGGGAAGCAGCTGAGTGAGATGTCTAGAGCATACTCAATCTCTATACTAGAAACCCTGAATGGAATTCGACTGGTAAAGGCAACGGGAAATGAAGAAAAAGAATATCAACGGATTAAAAAATTAATTCGCGATCGCGAATCAGCAGATTTCAAATCTCAGGTGAATTCGGAAGCGATTACACCCCTGAGTGAGGTGATGGGTATTACAGCTATACTGCTGATTGTACTTTTGAGTAAAACTTTCTTTGCTAACCAAGTTTCTTCTCTTTCTACTGTACTTCTGACATATTTATTAGTACTGCTGCGAGTACTGCCACTGATTTCTCAGTTAAATACTATTCGCAGCAACTTTGCCAGTACTGCCGCCAGTGTGGATGCTGCCAATGAGTTTTTAAGCCTGGACGATAAGCCATTCATGGACAAAGGGAAGCTTCCCTATACAAAATTAAAAGAAGGGGTGTCTTTTAATTCTCTTTGCTTTGCCTACCCTGGTCATGAGAAGTTGGTACTCAAAGATGTGAGTTTATATTTACCGCATGGCACGACCTTAGCATTGGTAGGTGGTTCTGGTGCTGGTAAATCGACTTTGGCCGACCTTTTGCCCAGATTCTACGATCCGATCGCTGGCAGTATCAGCATTGACGGCATCGATTTGCGGGAGTTCGATCTTGTATCCCTACGAAAGCGGATGGGAATTGTCAGTCAAGATACCTTTCTTTTTAATGACTCGGTGCGAAATAACATCGCCTACGGGCGAGCAGAGGCTAGTGATGATGAAATTCTGACAGCAGCCAAGCGGGCCAATGCTTATGAGTTTATTAGCAAATTGCCTCAGGAATTTGAAACCTTAATTGGCGATCGCGGCGTCATGTTATCTGGTGGACAAAGGCAAAGATTAGCGATTGCCCGCGCCCTCCTGCAAAATCCCGAAATTCTGATTTTAGATGAAGCCACCAGTGCTTTAGATACGGTTTCCGAACGCTTAGTACAGGCTGCACTCGACGACTTGAGTCGCGATCGCACCACCCTAGTCATTGCTCACCGCCTTTCCACAGTCCAAAAAGCTCATCAAATAGCCGTATTAGATCAAGGACAGGTGGTAGAGGTAGGAACCCATGAAGAACTTTTAAAAAAGGGTGCTTACTATTCACGCCTCTACTCAATGCAATTTAGCGATCGCCCTAGTAAAAACTTGATTCAGACAAAAATTATCAAGGCAATGCGCCTAAACTCTAAAAAATTTGCTGAATATCCTGAAGCTGCTAAACACAATCAAAGCTGGCTTCGCATCTCTCACGAAATTCGGACGCAGATGAACTCGATGATTGGGTTACTGCGCTTATTACTTGATGATCTAGTAGACAATTCCCAAGAACGGCAGGAATTAATTGAAAACTCTTACAAATCAGCTTGGAGAATTCTCAACACCATTGATGTTTTTGAGGATGTTATTAACTTACAGAAAAAAGGGCAATTAGTCTCAATTTCTGAGCAAAATAAAGATATTACAAATACCTATTATGAAGAATTTAATTACATCTCTATTGAGTTTCGTACTTCTCTCAACCTCATACTTAGCTCTCTCCGCTCTCTAGATGACAATTTGATATCTACCATAGAAAAACAAAATACCTTAATTAATGAATGTTATGAATCTGCTATATATCTGCTCGATACTTTAGAAAAATTTGAAAATAGTATTAGTATCTAA
- a CDS encoding putative nucleotide-diphospho-sugar transferase, which yields MSTETRGFITILTGLYSFQDCIHFLAAIRKFHQEPIIILIDQVPVVLYPLLKAFKNVILKPAPTNENTVLASRQAKLALYAASEFDKTIYLDSDICLLSDINDVFEYLDEYDFLLTEDVQPSILKATNLLRGKQEDLLPNVLPILQSVGLPLQADSIQYNGGFMAFRKTEVTKIFFEEFQRYFEIVKNNQDKLLLKDQGAFASAIASVQPHKKVLPPTYNYLSKWQDAYNIQDKIKVLHCTYPYRPQYAKNITRSLYTRIFDRFAQVFLPNQVTNPWRTK from the coding sequence ATGTCGACAGAAACTAGAGGATTTATTACAATTCTAACTGGTCTTTATTCTTTTCAAGACTGCATTCATTTTTTAGCAGCGATTAGGAAGTTTCATCAAGAGCCGATAATTATTTTGATTGACCAAGTTCCGGTAGTTCTCTATCCGTTATTAAAGGCTTTCAAAAATGTAATTTTAAAGCCGGCTCCTACAAATGAAAATACCGTTTTAGCATCAAGGCAAGCCAAACTGGCTTTATATGCAGCCTCGGAGTTTGATAAAACGATTTACCTCGATTCAGATATTTGCTTACTTTCCGATATCAACGATGTATTTGAGTATTTAGATGAATATGATTTTCTGTTAACTGAAGATGTGCAACCTTCTATTCTGAAAGCTACAAATTTACTGCGTGGAAAGCAGGAAGACCTTTTACCGAATGTTTTGCCAATTTTGCAATCTGTAGGTTTACCATTACAAGCAGATAGTATCCAGTATAATGGCGGTTTTATGGCTTTTCGTAAAACAGAAGTAACCAAAATATTCTTTGAAGAATTTCAACGTTATTTTGAAATTGTCAAAAACAATCAAGATAAATTGCTTCTAAAAGATCAAGGGGCTTTTGCGTCTGCGATCGCATCTGTACAACCTCATAAAAAAGTCTTACCACCTACCTATAATTATCTCAGTAAGTGGCAGGATGCTTATAATATTCAGGATAAAATTAAAGTTCTTCACTGTACCTATCCTTATCGACCCCAGTATGCTAAAAATATTACTCGTTCTTTATATACAAGGATCTTTGACAGATTCGCTCAAGTATTTTTACCGAATCAAGTTACAAATCCTTGGCGCACTAAATAA
- a CDS encoding glycosyltransferase family 4 protein: MKNFSKISLLVSDLSSAAILRAYLIATALRTLKYEVEIMGFLFGNNLYRNLPSELKVYNLPGKNFPEFFGEISKFLPNINGDIVYAIKPQIASFGVALLNKIFSRKPLILDIDDWELSWYGGDDWHYSPTPKKLARELLKPDGALRNPYHPLYVKWMEGLVSHADAVTVHTEFLQQRFGGTFVPNGKDISLFDPTRYDAESSRNRYGLSEYRILMFPGAPRPYKGLEDILMALDKINQPDLRLVIVGGSPYDDYDRQLQQKWGRWIIKLPKYPADVMPDLVAAAHIVVVPQRNTPETRAQFPLKLTDGMAMAKPVLSTRVGDIPKILGDTGYLVEPASPEQLAEQIQLIFQNLESANQQGIKARERCVEHYSIEAMASTLKLVISQL, from the coding sequence GTGAAAAACTTTTCCAAGATATCGCTGTTAGTTTCAGATTTATCAAGTGCAGCTATTTTGCGTGCATACTTGATAGCAACAGCCCTCAGAACTTTAAAATATGAAGTTGAAATTATGGGGTTTTTATTTGGAAATAACTTATATCGAAATTTACCATCAGAATTAAAAGTTTATAATTTACCAGGCAAAAATTTCCCAGAGTTTTTTGGAGAGATTAGTAAATTTTTACCAAATATTAATGGAGATATAGTTTATGCTATCAAACCACAAATAGCGAGTTTTGGAGTAGCTCTACTAAACAAAATATTTAGCAGAAAACCGTTAATTTTAGATATAGATGATTGGGAACTCAGTTGGTATGGTGGCGATGACTGGCATTATAGTCCCACACCTAAAAAATTAGCCAGAGAATTATTGAAACCAGACGGCGCACTTAGGAATCCTTATCATCCTTTGTATGTGAAATGGATGGAAGGTTTAGTAAGTCATGCTGATGCTGTGACAGTGCATACTGAATTTTTGCAGCAGCGTTTTGGCGGTACATTTGTTCCTAATGGTAAAGATATTTCTTTATTCGATCCCACTCGATATGATGCTGAGTCCAGCAGAAATCGTTATGGTTTATCTGAATATCGTATTTTAATGTTTCCTGGTGCGCCAAGACCCTACAAAGGTCTAGAAGATATTCTCATGGCATTGGATAAAATTAATCAACCAGACTTAAGACTAGTGATTGTAGGTGGTAGTCCCTATGATGATTACGATCGACAACTCCAACAAAAGTGGGGACGCTGGATTATTAAATTACCAAAGTATCCAGCTGATGTTATGCCTGATTTAGTAGCAGCAGCTCATATTGTAGTCGTTCCCCAGCGAAACACCCCAGAAACTCGCGCTCAATTTCCCCTGAAGTTGACAGATGGAATGGCAATGGCTAAACCTGTATTATCAACGCGTGTTGGAGATATTCCCAAAATTTTAGGTGATACTGGTTATTTAGTCGAACCTGCTTCTCCTGAACAACTTGCTGAACAAATTCAATTGATTTTTCAGAATTTAGAGTCAGCAAACCAGCAAGGTATCAAGGCAAGAGAAAGGTGTGTGGAACACTATAGCATAGAAGCGATGGCTTCCACCCTCAAGTTAGTAATTTCTCAGTTGTGA
- the gloB gene encoding hydroxyacylglutathione hydrolase has product MQVIRLEALSDNYIFLLHDRKQNIAAVVDPAESQPVLKKLAELKAELVAIFNTHHHNDHVGGNKQLIEKFPQLTVYGGAEDRGRIPGQQVFLQQSDRVQFADRIAEVIFVPGHTRAHIAYYFPPEKAGDTGDLFCGDTLFSGGCGRLFEGTPTQMVDSLSKLRSLPDDTHIWCAHEYTLKNLQFALTVDSDNADLQRRFNEVKAYRSRGEATIPSLLGVEKRTNPFLRWDQPSLQSTVNSGDGVQTFARIREMKNNF; this is encoded by the coding sequence ATGCAGGTAATCCGTCTGGAAGCACTCTCAGACAACTACATATTCTTGCTACACGATCGCAAACAAAATATTGCCGCTGTTGTCGATCCAGCAGAATCTCAACCAGTATTAAAGAAACTGGCAGAATTAAAAGCTGAGTTGGTAGCAATTTTTAACACCCACCACCATAACGATCATGTGGGTGGTAACAAGCAATTAATAGAAAAATTTCCCCAACTGACAGTTTACGGAGGAGCCGAAGATCGTGGGAGAATTCCTGGACAGCAGGTGTTTTTGCAACAAAGCGATCGCGTCCAGTTTGCAGACCGAATAGCTGAAGTTATCTTCGTCCCCGGACATACCCGCGCTCATATTGCTTACTACTTTCCCCCCGAAAAAGCTGGTGATACAGGTGATTTATTTTGCGGCGATACCTTATTTTCAGGTGGTTGTGGTCGCTTATTTGAAGGAACACCGACCCAAATGGTGGACTCTTTAAGCAAACTGCGTTCTCTACCTGATGATACACACATCTGGTGTGCCCACGAATACACCCTAAAAAATCTGCAATTTGCTCTAACTGTGGATAGCGACAACGCCGACTTACAAAGACGCTTCAATGAAGTCAAGGCTTACCGTAGTCGAGGAGAAGCCACCATACCCTCGCTATTAGGAGTCGAGAAGCGAACCAATCCCTTTTTACGTTGGGATCAGCCATCATTACAATCAACCGTCAACAGTGGCGATGGAGTGCAAACCTTTGCACGTATACGGGAAATGAAAAATAACTTTTAG
- a CDS encoding glycosyltransferase family 10 domain-containing protein, translated as MTITTVGMISSYRGLETRADWLWQQTPHQFGNWGNIQMQTLAVKPDFLLMYQFDFPQASPQKSWLDSFRKRQQKSAVNVDSLLRGVSKDRIIYLLREPPLDEIVEITNYNYQQAQKYCGYISGPDDFAPTPDYMPAIWYHSNSFQDLNEMPPPQKVAPCSWITSGISRTAKHRERLDFLQSLQSSGIKFDLYGRNLPGWANKSGELGNKWYGMAPYYYNLAIENYADNNWYVSEKLWDSLLAWCLPIYYGGPAADKLLPPGSFLRLPSLDEKGIAYIKEVTATPDAWYAAKDAIAEARQIILHKLNLLNWLSNFVDQHS; from the coding sequence ATGACTATTACAACTGTCGGAATGATTAGCAGCTATCGAGGTTTAGAAACTAGAGCCGATTGGCTATGGCAACAAACCCCGCATCAATTTGGAAATTGGGGCAATATACAAATGCAAACACTAGCAGTAAAACCAGATTTTCTGCTAATGTATCAATTTGATTTTCCCCAAGCATCGCCACAAAAATCTTGGTTAGATAGTTTTCGCAAACGCCAGCAAAAATCAGCAGTTAATGTTGATTCTCTACTGCGTGGTGTGAGTAAAGATCGGATTATTTATTTACTACGAGAACCGCCTTTAGATGAAATTGTAGAAATAACTAATTATAATTACCAACAAGCCCAAAAGTATTGCGGCTACATTTCTGGACCCGATGATTTTGCTCCCACTCCCGACTATATGCCTGCTATTTGGTATCATTCAAATTCATTTCAAGATTTGAATGAAATGCCACCGCCCCAAAAGGTTGCTCCATGTAGTTGGATTACTTCAGGAATTAGCCGAACTGCTAAACATCGTGAACGTTTAGACTTTTTGCAGTCACTACAATCTAGTGGCATTAAGTTCGATTTGTATGGGCGTAACTTACCAGGATGGGCGAATAAATCGGGAGAGCTAGGTAACAAATGGTATGGCATGGCACCATATTATTACAATCTGGCCATTGAAAACTATGCTGATAATAATTGGTATGTAAGTGAGAAACTTTGGGATAGTTTGCTTGCTTGGTGTTTGCCAATTTATTATGGCGGGCCGGCAGCTGATAAATTATTGCCACCGGGTAGTTTTTTAAGATTGCCCAGTTTAGATGAGAAAGGCATTGCTTACATCAAAGAAGTGACAGCTACACCTGATGCTTGGTATGCTGCCAAAGATGCGATCGCAGAAGCACGTCAAATTATCTTACACAAATTAAACCTGCTTAACTGGTTATCAAACTTTGTCGATCAACACTCATAA
- the rplI gene encoding 50S ribosomal protein L9 — MAKRVQLVLNQDISKLGKSGDLVEVAPGYARNYLIPQKLATNATPGILKQVERRREQERQRQLELRQQALEQKESLEKIGSLTIAKPVGENEAIFGTITTQDVVDAIKAATGQEIDRRGITIPDINHLGTYQAEIKLHSEVAAQVNIQVVAS, encoded by the coding sequence ATGGCGAAACGTGTGCAGTTAGTTTTAAATCAGGATATCAGCAAGCTGGGCAAATCTGGCGACTTAGTAGAAGTAGCTCCTGGCTACGCTCGTAACTATCTGATTCCCCAGAAATTGGCAACCAATGCCACTCCTGGTATTCTCAAGCAAGTAGAACGCCGTCGTGAGCAAGAGCGTCAACGGCAATTAGAACTCAGACAACAAGCTCTTGAACAAAAAGAATCTTTAGAAAAAATTGGCAGCTTGACAATTGCCAAGCCAGTTGGTGAAAACGAAGCAATTTTCGGTACTATCACCACCCAAGATGTTGTAGATGCAATTAAGGCAGCCACCGGTCAAGAAATTGATCGGCGTGGTATTACTATCCCCGATATTAATCACCTTGGTACTTATCAAGCCGAAATTAAGCTGCATTCTGAAGTAGCGGCGCAAGTCAATATTCAAGTTGTGGCTAGCTAA